A genomic stretch from Phycisphaerae bacterium includes:
- the hemC gene encoding hydroxymethylbilane synthase, whose amino-acid sequence MSRTALILAAHGSRHEPAANEAICRMAKDLAPRLDFDEIVAAFHQGEPTFATVLDRIHADDVTVLPIMTSEGYYCDEFLPAQLRLNRRFSECRVVQSSPIGVHFEMALLVARRAEELAAQCGLAAATTTLAIVGHGTPRHPKSRAATEALVQSLRIRGRFAEVLAAYLDDAPPVEQIPSLVQSRDIIVIPFLISPGPHATRDLPRRLGIGDPDSPAPPLWSRMGRRRVICDRPIGADPRLLEMVANIAGESKRKRHRPAGRAPTFRLGTRASAMALWQADFVAARLRAYGVAVEIVPLSTLGDRVLDRSIADLPVDAPFAQDIEQALLDGRIDLAVHCLKDLAVQPTPGLQLAAILERDDVAEALVSCSGLALRDLPAGAIVGTCSPRRAAQLLAVRPDLRATNIRGPVEDRIRQVHAGQFDATILAVAGLRRLGLMREITEVLSLDDFLPAPGQGALAVQVRANDDEARTLCTPLDHEPTRRATTAELEFLRPFEGRRDALAAAYATAGRRIRLRARVISPDAATMREVSILGDDPIAVARQALEELGSRPRSPLTTHEIQGIGAAL is encoded by the coding sequence ATGAGTCGGACCGCACTGATCCTCGCCGCGCATGGGTCCCGCCACGAGCCGGCGGCCAATGAGGCTATTTGCCGCATGGCGAAAGATCTCGCGCCGAGGCTGGATTTCGACGAGATCGTCGCCGCGTTTCATCAGGGCGAACCGACCTTCGCAACCGTCCTCGACCGAATCCACGCCGACGACGTCACCGTCCTCCCGATCATGACCAGCGAGGGCTATTACTGCGACGAGTTTCTTCCCGCGCAATTGCGGCTGAACCGGCGATTTAGTGAATGCCGCGTCGTTCAATCGTCGCCGATCGGGGTCCATTTCGAGATGGCGCTACTGGTTGCCCGCCGCGCGGAGGAACTCGCGGCGCAATGCGGTCTTGCTGCGGCGACGACCACACTCGCCATCGTTGGGCACGGCACGCCGCGCCATCCGAAGAGTCGCGCGGCGACCGAAGCGCTTGTTCAATCACTTCGGATTCGCGGCCGCTTCGCGGAAGTCTTGGCGGCCTATCTCGATGACGCGCCGCCGGTGGAGCAGATCCCGTCGCTGGTACAAAGCCGCGACATAATTGTCATCCCTTTTCTGATCAGCCCCGGCCCCCATGCCACCCGCGACCTGCCACGCCGGCTGGGAATTGGCGATCCTGACAGTCCCGCCCCACCGCTTTGGAGCCGGATGGGCCGTCGCCGTGTGATCTGCGATCGACCGATCGGCGCCGATCCGCGACTTCTTGAGATGGTGGCGAACATCGCCGGTGAATCCAAACGCAAACGACATCGTCCCGCGGGCCGCGCGCCAACGTTCCGCCTGGGCACCCGCGCCAGCGCCATGGCGCTTTGGCAGGCCGATTTCGTCGCCGCTCGTCTGCGCGCCTACGGCGTTGCCGTCGAGATTGTGCCTCTGTCGACGCTGGGCGATCGCGTGCTCGATCGTTCCATCGCCGATTTGCCGGTCGACGCCCCCTTCGCGCAGGACATCGAGCAAGCGCTGCTCGACGGCCGGATCGATCTCGCCGTTCACTGCCTCAAGGACCTTGCGGTGCAACCGACGCCGGGTCTGCAACTCGCCGCCATCCTGGAGCGCGACGACGTGGCAGAGGCGCTCGTTAGTTGTAGCGGCCTCGCCCTCCGCGACTTGCCCGCCGGGGCGATCGTCGGCACGTGCAGCCCGCGACGCGCCGCGCAATTGCTCGCGGTTCGCCCCGATTTGCGGGCGACCAACATCCGCGGGCCGGTCGAAGACCGCATCCGCCAGGTCCACGCCGGCCAATTTGACGCGACGATCCTTGCCGTCGCCGGTCTGCGTCGCCTCGGGCTCATGCGCGAAATCACCGAAGTCCTGTCACTCGACGATTTCCTTCCCGCCCCGGGACAAGGCGCCCTCGCGGTACAAGTTCGGGCGAATGACGACGAGGCGCGAACGCTCTGCACCCCGCTGGATCACGAGCCAACGCGGCGCGCCACGACGGCGGAACTGGAATTCCTGCGACCGTTCGAGGGCCGTCGCGACGCGCTGGCCGCCGCCTATGCCACGGCCGGACGGCGAATTCGGCTGCGCGCACGCGTGATATCTCCGGATGCCGCGACCATGCGAGAGGTATCGATTCTCGGCGACGACCCTATCGCCGTCGCGCGGCAGGCCCTGGAGGAATTGGGATCGCGTCCGCGATCGCCCCTTACTACGCATGAGATTCAGGGAATCGGAGCGGCTCTATGA